Within Candidatus Neomarinimicrobiota bacterium, the genomic segment GTAAACGAAAATATCAAATATAAATTTTTTTCATGCGCAGCGAAAGGAATCTGATATGATGGGATTTGGTGGAATCATTTGGTTAGCCGTTATCGGGGGTGGAATCTGGATTGCAAGCCAGATAACAAATGGGCAAACTCTGAAAAATACATCGTCTGGGAGCAATTTTATCCAGGACACGCCGCTGGATATTCTGAAAAAGCGGTACGCCAAGGGTGAGATTTCCAAAAAAGAATATCAGGAAATGCAGGAGAATCTATAGATACAATATGCATGATGTAAAAAAATGACTTTAGCCATTGGACATTGTCAATTCTGGTTTAAAACTTTTCCAGAGATGAGGAAAACTGAGCGATAAGGCGGACTTGCTATGAATCATGAAAACCATGGAGATTCACACTCGGATCACGGTAATAATCACGGTTCGAATCACGACCATTCGGTAGACCACTCCGGGCACGAGCAGATGTTCAAGCGGAAATTCTGGTGGTCGTTGCTGCTTTCGGTGCCGGTCATTCTGTACAGTCCGATGATCCAGCAGTGGCTGGGCTTTGCCATGCCGGAATTCGCCGGCAGCGGGTGGATCACGCCGATCTTTGCCGTCATTGTCTTTTTCTACGGCGGGTTGCCTTTTCTCCGGATGGCGGTGCCGGAGCTGAAAAACCACAAACCCGGCATGATGATGCTCATCTCCCTGGCCATTGTAGTGGCGTTTGTCTACAGTGTTGGCGCACTTTTCCTGGCCACCGGACAGGGTTTCTTCTGGGAACTGGTGACCTTAATAGACATCATGCTGCTTGGCCACTGGATCGAGATGCGCAGTATCCGGCAGGCCTCCGGTGCGCTGGATGAACTGGCGCAACTCATGCCGGATACCGCAGAGCGAATTACGGATGACGGCGACACCGAAGAAGTGAGCGTCGACCATTTGCAGGATGGCGATCTCGTGTTAGTACGTCCAGGCGAGAGCGTCCCCGCAGATGGGACTATTGAAGAGGGTGACTCCGAACTGAATGAAGCCATGATCACCGGCGAATCCAAGCCGGTGTCCAAGGGACAAGGTGATGACGTTATTGGCGGGACGATCAATGGTGACGGGAGCCTCAGGATACGCATCTCCGCCACCGGCGATGATACGGCGCTGGCTGGCATTATGCGCTTGGTGGAAGAGGCACAGGAGAGCAAGTCCGACACTCAGATGCTGGCGGATAAGGCAGCGGGATGGCTGTTTTATATTGCATTGGGCGTGGCGGTCATTACCGCGATTGCCTGGACGGTGGCCGTCGGTTTTGGTGTGGAGGTCATCGCCCGCGTGGCAACCGTTCTGGTGATCGCGTGCCCCCATGCGCTGGGACTCGCGGTGCCGCTGGTGGTAGCGATCACCACATCCCTGGGAGCAAACAACGGGATTCTTATCCGGGATCGGTTAGCACTGGAGCAGGCCAGAGAGATTACCACGGTGATGTTCGATAAGACCGGCACGCTCACCAGGGGGGAATTCGGCGTGGTGAACATTGCGCCGGCGGGTGACGAATCCGAAGAAGATATCCTGGCACTGGCAGCCGCTATTGAAGGAGATTCGGAGCACACTATCGCCCGGGGCATCCGGAATGCGGCGGAAGAGAAAAAATTATCGCTTCCCGATGTTTCGCATTTCGAGGCCATCAAAGGCAAGGGTGTCCGGGCGCAATCGGATGGCAAGACGGTTTATCTCGGTGGGCCGCGTCTGCTGGAACATCTGGCACTGGAAGTACCGAAATCGTTGTCGGAATTTCAATCCCAGGCGAATGACGCGGGCCAGACGGCTGTCTATTTGATTCGGAAAGATGAAATCCTCGGCGGCATCGCCCTGGCGG encodes:
- a CDS encoding SHOCT domain-containing protein — protein: MMGFGGIIWLAVIGGGIWIASQITNGQTLKNTSSGSNFIQDTPLDILKKRYAKGEISKKEYQEMQENL
- a CDS encoding heavy metal translocating P-type ATPase is translated as MNHENHGDSHSDHGNNHGSNHDHSVDHSGHEQMFKRKFWWSLLLSVPVILYSPMIQQWLGFAMPEFAGSGWITPIFAVIVFFYGGLPFLRMAVPELKNHKPGMMMLISLAIVVAFVYSVGALFLATGQGFFWELVTLIDIMLLGHWIEMRSIRQASGALDELAQLMPDTAERITDDGDTEEVSVDHLQDGDLVLVRPGESVPADGTIEEGDSELNEAMITGESKPVSKGQGDDVIGGTINGDGSLRIRISATGDDTALAGIMRLVEEAQESKSDTQMLADKAAGWLFYIALGVAVITAIAWTVAVGFGVEVIARVATVLVIACPHALGLAVPLVVAITTSLGANNGILIRDRLALEQAREITTVMFDKTGTLTRGEFGVVNIAPAGDESEEDILALAAAIEGDSEHTIARGIRNAAEEKKLSLPDVSHFEAIKGKGVRAQSDGKTVYLGGPRLLEHLALEVPKSLSEFQSQANDAGQTAVYLIRKDEILGGIALADVIRDESREAVQKLHAMGLEVVMLTGDSEAVAKSVAQALDIDQYFAEVLPEHKDKKVAALQEGGKRVAMVGDGVNDAPALTRADVGIAIGSGTDVAIESAGIILVKSNPLDIVNILQLSRANHRKMIQNLWWAAGYNIFALPLAAGVLAPIGIILSPAVGALLMSMSTVIVAINAQLLRRTWKA